Part of the Prunus dulcis chromosome 8, ALMONDv2, whole genome shotgun sequence genome is shown below.
ATGGGCTGGTATACGTGTTACtttgttactttttttcttttttcttttttttgttttccagaACGATGGAAGTTACTTTGTTACTTGATTAAGCAAGGTATGTGATgctcaagaaaagaaaaaaagcaaggTGATATTTGGgatatcaaatattaatcGCCATATATAGAGTAGTGGAGAGCGCGCGGTTATATAAAGAAAGCGACGAATTGAGTCGAAAAATAATATAGCTAGAGATGGAGGATATGGAAGAGATGGAGGAGATGGAGGAGATGGAGGACGAGGTTTTTATAGGAAAGGCGCTGAGTAAGTGCCAAAAGCCATATAAATGGGCCATGTACGGCGAATGGGAACCCCTAACAGAATTCTACAAGAATCAGCCAGATGAAGTAGTTGGCCAACTGACAACGAACAACGACACTGTACTACATGTCGTAGCTGTTGCCGGACTCAACGACTTGCTTCGGTTTTTGATTGATCTAATAAAAGACCCTGCGAAGTTATTGTATGTGTTTATAATCGGGAACAACTATGGCAATACCATTCTGCATGAGGTGGCTGCGTCTGGAAATCTGGAGGCAGCAATGATCTTGATGAGCGAGGAGAACAAAGTCAAGGAGAAGTATAGTAGCTATAAAAGTATGCTAACGATTTCGAACAGCTTAGGAGAGACCCCACTCTACAGGGCTGCTGCTTTCGGTCGCACAAACATGGTCAAATATTTGGATTCCCAAGTGAagctgcagcagcagcaggatatggagcagcagcagcagcaggatATAGAGCAGCAACAGCAGGATATAAAGAAGCAGCAGGAGGAGGCTATGGAGTACCACTTCAACAGAACCCATGATAACATATCCATTCTTCAGATCGCCGTCATTAGCCAACATtttggtctctctctctctcccctctgaCAATTGCATTATTAGTTATATATGTTAGTTATCTATGAAATATAGCTgtgaattaaaattaaatcttGTCTGAATGTGTGGTTCGAATATATAATCttgccaaataaatattagtctaataattttttatttgacttTATTATTACTAACACGGTTTTCCTTCAATGCAGAGACTGCTCTTTGGTTACTAAAAGAGTACCCAAATCTGGCGAATAGAAAGGAAAGCAATGGACTCACAAGTCTTCAATTGCTAGCCCAAATGCCATATGCCTTCGAAGCCAAATTTCGCAAAAGCATATGGAAGATGCTCATTTATAAATGTACTATATCTACGCTACTGCTACTACTAGAATTAGATATAAACTCACAAATTCAATTTAAGAACAACCATCTATTACCTAGGGCTACAGCGCATGCATGTTAGCCTTGCCATTGCTATTTGCACTCTCAGAATGAAGTGCAAGCCAAGCTTTATTTATGCAAGGCTTTCTGATGTGATAATGCTGATCTTTGTGCGCTCTTTATTGTTCAGGGATTTACCCTTCTACTGATGACTTGGAGAGCAGGATCAATCAGCCTTCCCAGTCTGGTTGTTCACAGAATATTACAAGTAACTAATCAAACTTtcaaagttatatatatatatatatatagaatgcCATCCTTGCATAAAATCTTTAAAACaacttattttgttatttttccaTAATATGAAATGTTGGTAAGCCATTATTAGTTAAGAAACATTTTCCTTAAACCTGGTGTGAGGTTAGATTTTAATTTTGCTCCTTTTGACTATAGCtgccattatttttttgtattagaGCTAGTTCTAGTTATGGTTCATTTTGACTTTTGGTGAAGCCTGTCACACCATAGGATACGGCCTGGCTTTAtaatagttatatatatagagagttTTTATTGAGGGACACTTTTGTAGGGCTCACTCCGCATTGTTTTTCGGTAATCCAAACTATGtattttttagataatcattcaaagatcatctctacaaaaaatcacttgaatctgatatcatttgattactcaattgagttattgaaattttagtactttatTGAAGTACTGTATTCTTTGATTTTGTAgaacacaattggatgtcgaaataatttccgatttgtctaattttttgcaaggatgatctatgaatgtagacttaaaaaatagatgatttggattgttgaaaaaaaaattcatagagtaccctaaagggtgtccctcaaataaattttatttgaggaatccctcaatagaaggggttATCTATATAATTATGATCATACATACTCTAACATACCTCCAAAGATGTTCATAACTTAGTATCGATATACCTACCAAACGTATATGTTTAGAATGTAAtaaaaactaattttgtaCAATTGAAGGTTCATTTTCATGCATGTGGATGCATGCTCTTATTACATCTTTATTacttttctccttctcttcatAATATCACTCATGAATATTAATATggatgcatatatatatatatatatatatatatataatgatcaTAACTTACTAGGATGGCGACCAATCCGTGATATGTTCGATgaaatcaaaaatcaaaaatgtCTATCGACACTCACTCGTTTGCTGGTGGAGAAGGACTATTCATGGGCGGTAAATATAACAACCGATATCAACACATTTACTCTGGTATGTCCAAACAAATCAGATGATCCTCCACCAAAAACCTCTGAATCTACCCTTAAGCATAACCCATTGCTTATAGCAACATGCAAGGGAATAtcaaaaattgtgaaaaaaatgtTGGATTCTCACCCTCAAGCGGTGGAAATGTTGGATCCTATAACTCGACAAAACATTTTGCACATGGCCATAAAGTATCGCCGGCTGGCCATCTTTAACATACTAAAAAAGAGCAAATCGATAACGTCAAGGTTGGCTTACAGGATTGATATTGACGGGAACACCATATTGCACCACGCTGCACATGTGAGTTCTCACCCTGTAGACGCTCAACGCTCAAGTGGTCCTGCATTTCAATTGCAAGAAGAATTACGTTGGATGGCGGTGAGTGGCTTTATATATACACCCTAAttccctaattttttattaatatttaataaggTTATCTTCAAACATTGCAAACAGAAGTATATCACTGGACTGAGAGCTAATTATAGTTATATATTAAATGTGAAATGAAACTAGTTATAAATCTATTGTTTACTTCATCAAAATGGTTCATCATCCTCATTAATTTTTCCATTTGTGGCCAGCGTGTGGAAAGGATAATGCCACGTCATTACGCCATGCACCAGAACAATCAGGGCCTGACAGCGCAGAAGCTCTTCGAGAAAGGGCATGCAGATCTTCTTAATTCGGCAAAAACATGGATAAAAGAGACAGCTCAGTCGTGCTCGACCGTGGCAGCTTTGGTGGCTACCGTGGCCTATGCAGCTGCCTTTACGGCTCCCGGGGGTACTGATAACAACGGGGTTCCTGTTCTCAAGCATTCTCCTTTCTTTGTCACATTCGCCGTTTCGGACATTATCTCGCTCATCTTCTCATTGACTTCTTTGTGCACGTTTCTTTCTATCCTGACGTCCCCGTTTGAGTACGAAAACTTTTACTGGTCTCTTCCCTTCAGGCTGCATTTAGGATTCgcccttctcttcttctcattGGCAGCCACCATGGTCACCTTCACTGCAGCTGTTGTGCTCTTGATTCATCATCAAAAGATGTGGACAACGTCCCTCATTTATGTGGTTGCCCTTCTTCCTGTCTCTATGTTCGGGCTCTCGCAGTTTCCTTTGTATGACGGATTTCGCCAATGTGTGAAATGCATTTCAAAGAAAATTGGGGAGACTATAATACAACTTCAACtttcctttaaaaagaaaaaggaagctGATAGAGAGATACGGATCTGGTAATGAGTGATGATTTGTGAGCTCTATGTTGTAGCTCAAAATGTCAGAATAAGGGTGTTGCTATAGCTCTCAGTTAAGGTTCCCTCTTCTTCCcttgtgtgtttgtgtgttttttcgCCACTCCTTTTATGTGTGTTCCAGAAGAAGTTACATCTTGGAAATAAAGCGTATGCTAAACCGTATGTATCATGcttttttatgtgattttacCTTTATTTATATCATGCTTAAagatattcttttttttttttttttatttaaaatttatggtTCGTCACTCTCCCAGCTTCGAATTAAAGTTTAGAACTGATTTCCATTAATTTCATTCttccaaaaaatatttattaaaccCTTAATAACTTACATAATGCATGGGccctaccttttttttttttttccctttttttccaTCACCAATAATAACCTTCATTGTAATAAGACCCGCGCGCTATGTGCATATAGCATAGGAAAAAAGAGGTTTATCTCTTCTCAGAAAATCAACGCCCATATCATTTCCacaacaaaattatatatgttggaAAATAAGTTTTAATTGCTATATTTCAATCgcataaaaatacacaaataATCAtgtaattaaatacaaaattttaatttatatccGCAAGCACAAACAATGCTAAGGAAAATTTCGAACTCTATATCTcggaaagaaggaaaaaaaacactacAAATAACTCAATGGACTGCAATATATATAGGATTAACTATAGTTAATCTCCAAAACTACGAGGGTCATTATAAATTCATACTTAATTTTTAAAGACCCGTTTGACCGGTATCTCAACTTAACGAAACCTTTCAAAAGATACTTTCCGTTAATAAGACTATTAAAAATTCTATTAATTGTTGATGTGCAAAAGTGAATCCCACTTTTTGCGCTAACATAGCATCCAATTAtactaaaaattaatttaaaaatactCATATATGTTGTTGTTCTTGCGACGATGGAGAAACGACTTAATCTACCCTTAAGCATACCCCATTACTTAGACGAACATGGAAGGGAATAtcaaaaattgtgaaaaaaatgtTGAAGTCTCACCCTCAAGCAAAGGAGCCGCACGATACTGTAACTCACCAAAACATTTTGCACATGGCCATTAAGCATCGTCGTCGGTTGGCCATCTTTAATTAACATTATCGAAAAGAGTACATCGATAGCGCCAAAGTTGGCTTATTATCGATTGCATCACGCTGAACATATGAGTTCTACTCTGTGGGCGCTCAATGCGTAAGTGGTCCTGCATTTCAATTGCAAGAAGAATTGCGTTGGATGGCGGTGAGagacttttatatataagccTAATTTCCTAattgttttaaataattatctTCCAACATTATAAATAGAAGTATCACTGGACTTAGACCTAGTTATCATTATATATTAAGTATAAAATGAAACTagttataaatataaaaactagTTATAAATATATTGTTTGTGGTTCATTCAAGTCTATTAGGATTTAAATTGCTAACAGTGGCACGCTCACATAAAAGAAAGTTGATTTTAAGACCAGTAATTAGTGATTAAAAGGTTAATGGGGAATTTTACTTAGCTTTCAACAAGCTCCGAAATAAAAAGGGTAAACAAAGGGTTTTTGTATATCATGTCATGCTAAAATGGGTTTATTGGTAAAAACCTATAATAAGTTGGTGTCCATATAGCATTATGTTCCCTCCCATCTTTTAAGGTTTGCTCCCTCTCTGTTTAAGAGTGTCCTCACCCTCTGTTGGTGATTTTTCTTGGGCTTTATTCTTATTTGTGGAGGTTCTTATTCTCCTTTGTACCTACCCACTgttgttttcctctttttacCCCATCTCCTCTTCCTTTCCATGTTACACAATTATGTTTTTTGGATCGCTCCATGCTCAGCTCAACTTTCTGcaacctcctcctccttaCTGTGTCATCCTCTTCAGATCCATGGCTCCATGTTGGCTATGGATGCAGCAGCTTGACTTTGGGATCTCCTTAAAGTGCAGTTGGTGCTCATTAGTCATTGGAGGatgtcatcttcttcctccgCAGACCTCTATTTGAGTTTGGAGAGTTCGGATGAATTTGGTTATGATAAACTAGggattcaaatttggttgACGTTGCGTCTAGTGGGATGCTAGACTGTGTACGTAGTACCGTACCCTTGATGGGATCAAACCGACGTAgttccaaaatttgaaaattaatgggtaattaTGGCCCACTAATTCAGAAATTGTGTTCGAGAGATTTGAGAGA
Proteins encoded:
- the LOC117636969 gene encoding protein ACCELERATED CELL DEATH 6-like, translating into MEDMEEMEEMEEMEDEVFIGKALSKCQKPYKWAMYGEWEPLTEFYKNQPDEVVGQLTTNNDTVLHVVAVAGLNDLLRFLIDLIKDPAKLLYVFIIGNNYGNTILHEVAASGNLEAAMILMSEENKVKEKYSSYKSMLTISNSLGETPLYRAAAFGRTNMVKYLDSQVKLQQQQDMEQQQQQDIEQQQQDIKKQQEEAMEYHFNRTHDNISILQIAVISQHFETALWLLKEYPNLANRKESNGLTSLQLLAQMPYAFEAKFRKSIWKMLIYKWIYPSTDDLESRINQPSQSGCSQNITRWRPIRDMFDEIKNQKCLSTLTRLLVEKDYSWAVNITTDINTFTLVCPNKSDDPPPKTSESTLKHNPLLIATCKGISKIVKKMLDSHPQAVEMLDPITRQNILHMAIKYRRLAIFNILKKSKSITSRLAYRIDIDGNTILHHAAHVSSHPVDAQRSSGPAFQLQEELRWMARVERIMPRHYAMHQNNQGLTAQKLFEKGHADLLNSAKTWIKETAQSCSTVAALVATVAYAAAFTAPGGTDNNGVPVLKHSPFFVTFAVSDIISLIFSLTSLCTFLSILTSPFEYENFYWSLPFRLHLGFALLFFSLAATMVTFTAAVVLLIHHQKMWTTSLIYVVALLPVSMFGLSQFPLYDGFRQCVKCISKKIGETIIQLQLSFKKKKEADREIRIW